One Sulfolobus sp. S-194 DNA segment encodes these proteins:
- the glnA gene encoding type I glutamate--ammonia ligase translates to MPSLPKTAEEALKFLKDNKIKWVDLQFTDLPGRLHHITIPASEFTEESFKTGFGKLDGSSIKGFTMIYESDMVLMPIPQTMAVIPWNEGIARVITQVFWGGGKGRFERDPRHIAEEAEKKQSEEGYISYFGPELEFFIFDKVDLDVATPQSGTGYKIHAREAPWARNGGFLIRYKEGYYPAPPVDQLMDIRVEAINILTDYFGFNIEATHHEVATAGQGEIDFRFSTLADTADKVQTLKYVLKNVAAKHGMIATFMPKPMFGDNGTGMHTHFSLWTKDGKNLMYDPNDEYAELSQIGRYIVGGILEHGRALSAIVSPTTNSYRRLIPGYEAPVYLVWSKSNRSAVIRVPAYYRGMEKAKRIEYRPPDPSCNPYLAFAAILMAALDGIKKKIDPGDPVDENVYHMSEERKKQLKIKELPRSLNEALDELESDKEFLKPVFNSSILNTYIDLKRDEAKTMQQYPHPMELYYYLDA, encoded by the coding sequence ATGCCAAGTTTACCTAAAACAGCAGAAGAAGCTCTGAAATTTCTAAAAGACAATAAAATAAAATGGGTGGATCTACAGTTTACAGATTTACCTGGAAGATTGCATCATATTACAATCCCAGCCTCAGAATTTACAGAAGAATCATTTAAAACAGGATTTGGAAAATTAGATGGAAGCAGCATAAAAGGATTTACTATGATTTATGAAAGCGATATGGTGCTAATGCCCATACCACAAACTATGGCAGTTATCCCTTGGAATGAAGGGATTGCTAGAGTTATAACCCAGGTATTTTGGGGAGGAGGAAAGGGAAGGTTCGAGAGAGATCCAAGACATATCGCAGAAGAAGCAGAGAAGAAACAATCAGAAGAAGGTTATATTAGTTATTTTGGCCCAGAACTAGAATTCTTTATATTTGATAAAGTAGATTTAGATGTAGCTACACCTCAAAGCGGAACTGGATATAAAATACATGCTAGAGAAGCCCCATGGGCTAGAAATGGAGGATTCTTAATAAGATACAAAGAGGGTTACTATCCAGCACCACCTGTAGATCAGCTAATGGATATAAGAGTAGAGGCTATTAATATATTAACTGATTACTTCGGATTTAATATAGAAGCTACACACCATGAAGTTGCTACAGCTGGACAAGGTGAAATTGATTTCCGTTTCTCTACGTTAGCTGATACAGCCGATAAAGTTCAAACATTAAAGTATGTTCTAAAAAATGTAGCAGCAAAGCATGGAATGATAGCTACTTTTATGCCAAAACCAATGTTCGGAGATAATGGAACAGGAATGCACACGCATTTTAGTCTATGGACAAAAGACGGAAAGAATCTAATGTACGATCCCAACGATGAATATGCAGAGTTAAGTCAAATAGGTAGATATATAGTAGGAGGAATATTAGAACATGGTAGAGCATTATCAGCAATAGTATCGCCAACCACAAACAGTTATAGAAGGTTAATACCAGGTTATGAGGCACCCGTATATCTAGTGTGGAGTAAATCTAACAGAAGTGCCGTAATTAGAGTGCCAGCATACTATAGAGGAATGGAAAAGGCAAAAAGAATAGAGTATAGACCTCCAGATCCCTCATGTAACCCATATTTGGCATTTGCTGCAATACTAATGGCTGCTTTAGATGGAATAAAGAAAAAGATTGATCCTGGTGATCCTGTTGATGAAAATGTATACCATATGAGCGAAGAGAGAAAAAAACAATTGAAAATTAAGGAATTACCTAGATCATTAAATGAAGCTTTAGATGAGTTAGAAAGTGATAAAGAGTTCTTGAAGCCAGTATTTAATTCGTCAATATTAAATACGTATATCGATCTAAAGAGAGATGAAGCAAAAACTATGCAACAGTATCCTCATCCTATGGAGTTATATTACTATTTAGATGCCTAA
- a CDS encoding beta-ribofuranosylaminobenzene 5'-phosphate synthase family protein: MIKIIGLSRIHITLIDLEGKYGRLDGGVGVALKYPRIILRTGNCIKPNITLPFKIPDYCVEEDFEEHIGLGHTTQFLLSVAKLGAEYNLKNIDVVELAKLVKRGGTSGVGVYAFKHGGFIADGGHSKKIKKEILPSDYSTVSPPPLIARYNFPWYIYVNIPKGGRKIYGKSELEIFKNAKVEGIDTLTRIVFMKLIPAVIENDLEEALEAIGLIQNLGFKKLEVSLQTEEVKMLMKQLYQKGYYSGISSFGPAIYTFVRSRKEGEELVSYFGGFVTEPNNEGAKVLWLKD, from the coding sequence ATGATAAAAATTATTGGGTTATCGAGAATACACATAACTCTTATTGACTTAGAAGGTAAATATGGTAGACTTGATGGAGGTGTAGGTGTAGCATTAAAATATCCTAGAATTATTTTAAGAACAGGTAACTGTATTAAACCAAATATAACTTTACCATTTAAAATACCAGATTATTGTGTTGAAGAAGATTTTGAAGAACATATAGGTTTAGGACATACTACCCAGTTTCTCTTATCAGTAGCAAAATTAGGTGCTGAGTATAACTTAAAGAATATAGACGTGGTAGAATTGGCTAAATTGGTGAAGCGTGGTGGTACTTCTGGTGTCGGTGTTTATGCATTTAAACATGGTGGTTTTATTGCAGATGGCGGTCATTCTAAGAAAATAAAGAAAGAGATTTTACCCTCGGATTACTCTACTGTTTCGCCTCCTCCTTTAATTGCAAGGTATAATTTTCCATGGTACATTTATGTGAATATACCTAAAGGAGGAAGAAAAATATATGGTAAAAGTGAGCTTGAAATATTTAAGAATGCTAAAGTAGAGGGGATCGATACATTAACTAGAATTGTGTTTATGAAGCTTATTCCAGCCGTAATTGAAAATGACTTGGAAGAAGCATTAGAAGCTATAGGTTTAATTCAGAATTTAGGATTTAAAAAGTTAGAAGTTAGTCTTCAAACCGAAGAAGTAAAAATGCTTATGAAACAGTTATATCAAAAGGGATATTATTCAGGTATTTCTTCCTTTGGTCCAGCTATATATACTTTTGTAAGAAGCAGAAAGGAAGGAGAAGAGTTAGTTTCATATTTTGGTGGTTTTGTTACAGAGCCTAATAATGAGGGTGCAAAAGTCTTATGGCTGAAAGATTAA
- a CDS encoding MarR family transcriptional regulator — MSDSKSRIIEILKKFGELPQSELVRISGLSKSRLSEILSELEKQGLIERKKSLGKNLSVKLSKKFVKIGIIRAAEYPFIIPFVKALKEKGFFVDILIYDNGLSLTKDLVEGKINIGFSPVVTQLIFKKIFNNFDIIGGGAKGGGGIIGESLCDRVGSTTMSSMEIWSLLYNPDLNLQSYDSPESMVIDLENHKINAISIWEPYFTILIRKGYSILHTFEPLHCCTLAVRNELDKDLIKKVYEESFTSFLFQKDRWVMDYANLLSVDYSILSDSVKNYVFDYYLDLNEIRRNLRKIGILGI, encoded by the coding sequence ATGAGTGACTCAAAATCTAGGATTATTGAAATCTTAAAAAAATTTGGTGAATTACCTCAATCTGAGCTAGTTAGGATTAGTGGGTTATCAAAAAGTAGATTATCAGAAATTTTGTCTGAGTTAGAGAAACAAGGACTCATAGAGAGGAAAAAATCTCTCGGAAAAAATTTATCAGTGAAGTTAAGTAAGAAGTTTGTAAAAATAGGTATAATTAGAGCAGCTGAATATCCGTTTATCATACCTTTTGTAAAAGCACTTAAAGAAAAAGGATTTTTTGTTGATATTCTAATTTATGATAATGGACTAAGCTTAACTAAAGACCTAGTAGAGGGTAAGATAAATATTGGATTTTCACCAGTAGTAACACAGTTGATTTTTAAGAAAATATTCAATAATTTTGATATTATAGGAGGTGGGGCGAAAGGAGGAGGTGGAATAATTGGCGAATCTCTTTGTGATAGAGTAGGCTCCACAACTATGTCTAGTATGGAAATATGGTCATTGTTATATAATCCAGATTTAAACTTGCAAAGTTATGATTCTCCGGAATCTATGGTAATTGATCTTGAAAATCATAAAATTAACGCTATATCTATTTGGGAACCTTACTTTACTATTTTAATTCGTAAGGGTTATTCCATTTTACATACATTTGAACCTTTACATTGTTGTACATTAGCTGTAAGAAACGAACTTGATAAGGACTTAATAAAAAAGGTCTACGAAGAATCTTTCACATCATTTTTATTTCAAAAAGATAGATGGGTAATGGATTATGCTAATTTATTAAGCGTTGATTATTCTATCCTTTCAGATTCAGTAAAAAATTATGTTTTTGATTATTATTTAGATTTAAATGAAATAAGAAGAAACTTGAGAAAAATTGGAATCTTAGGCATCTAA
- a CDS encoding RsmB/NOP family class I SAM-dependent RNA methyltransferase, whose translation MAERLNYDEFVMKDLKNVYKGFINDFLRSILVPNSRLYVRVNTLKINVEKILAELNFLERDEDFEEALFVKLKGPNKIEEHETKIIVDKRTAESVIMGADVYRPGIKKVIGNSKYVNVVSENGVIVGEGELVNKGNLIVRVFNPLYSAPKFADLEYVKDGSLILQGKASMYVAHLLDPHPNEKIVDMTAYAGGKLTHIYQLEPRVKLIGFDHTKKKVNELREKVKKMKMNIEIYLADSRYLYEDFGLRDVDKVIIDPPCSALGIRPKVYDRKTKEDIINFHNYQRQFINSAYKILKKNGILIYSTCTVTTWENERVIDDERFEVEDIIRFHPNVHDMTGFFIAKLIKRK comes from the coding sequence ATGGCTGAAAGATTAAATTATGATGAGTTTGTAATGAAAGATTTAAAGAACGTTTATAAAGGATTTATTAATGATTTTTTAAGATCTATCTTGGTTCCTAACAGTCGGCTTTATGTTAGAGTGAATACTTTGAAGATTAATGTAGAGAAAATCCTAGCTGAATTAAATTTTCTTGAGAGGGATGAAGATTTTGAAGAAGCTCTTTTTGTGAAGTTAAAGGGACCAAATAAAATTGAAGAGCATGAGACAAAGATAATTGTAGATAAACGTACTGCTGAAAGTGTGATTATGGGCGCTGATGTATATCGCCCTGGAATAAAGAAAGTGATTGGAAATAGTAAGTATGTTAACGTTGTTAGCGAGAACGGAGTAATAGTAGGTGAGGGGGAATTAGTAAATAAAGGTAATTTAATTGTGAGGGTTTTTAACCCATTGTATTCAGCCCCTAAATTTGCTGATTTAGAGTATGTTAAAGATGGCTCCCTAATCTTGCAAGGTAAGGCATCAATGTATGTTGCTCATTTACTTGATCCACATCCTAATGAGAAAATAGTAGATATGACTGCATATGCTGGTGGGAAATTAACTCATATTTATCAGTTAGAGCCTAGAGTTAAGCTTATTGGTTTTGATCATACCAAGAAAAAAGTAAATGAATTAAGAGAAAAAGTAAAGAAGATGAAAATGAATATAGAAATTTATTTAGCAGATTCTAGGTATCTTTATGAGGATTTTGGATTGAGGGATGTAGATAAAGTAATTATTGATCCTCCTTGTTCGGCTCTAGGTATAAGGCCAAAAGTTTATGATAGGAAAACTAAAGAAGATATTATTAATTTTCATAATTATCAGAGACAATTTATTAATTCTGCATATAAGATTCTGAAGAAAAATGGCATATTAATTTATTCTACTTGTACTGTAACTACATGGGAGAACGAGAGAGTAATTGATGATGAAAGATTTGAAGTTGAAGATATTATTAGATTTCATCCCAATGTTCATGATATGACAGGATTTTTTATAGCCAAATTAATTAAGAGAAAATGA
- a CDS encoding cysteine synthase family protein, whose translation MQGMWPTPLLKLNIGKDVWAKLEFYNPFSHSIKDRTALFLFKEAIKQNTKSIVEATSGNTGIALSALSSIFKINFTVFIPSTAPSSFKVLMKILGANVISAGNSTTELLPLVKKLSEFNGYTHLDQFHNEINVLAHYETTAKEIDEQTKVSGIKVKRIIATMGTAGHIVGIAKYFKEKYGNDVEIIGVEPAHGERIPGIKRVTDDKDNKFLKIAKIDRIIEVKFKEAVEGVIDVARNDGILIGLSSGATVSAYKKMIRESKDEGATILVFPDDAFKYVNELEEYV comes from the coding sequence ATGCAAGGAATGTGGCCTACTCCATTATTAAAGTTAAATATAGGTAAGGATGTATGGGCTAAATTAGAATTCTACAATCCTTTCAGCCATAGTATTAAAGATAGAACTGCTCTATTCTTATTTAAAGAGGCCATTAAGCAAAACACTAAATCAATAGTTGAGGCAACCTCTGGCAATACTGGAATAGCTCTTTCTGCACTCTCTTCTATATTTAAAATAAATTTTACAGTGTTTATACCATCTACAGCTCCTTCATCATTTAAAGTCTTAATGAAAATTTTAGGTGCAAATGTTATTTCAGCAGGAAATTCTACAACTGAGCTCTTACCTTTAGTAAAGAAACTAAGTGAATTTAATGGGTATACTCATCTGGATCAGTTTCACAATGAGATTAATGTGTTAGCTCATTATGAAACTACAGCTAAAGAAATTGATGAACAAACTAAAGTTTCTGGTATTAAAGTTAAAAGGATAATAGCTACTATGGGAACTGCTGGACATATTGTAGGTATAGCTAAGTATTTTAAAGAGAAATATGGAAATGATGTAGAAATAATAGGTGTTGAACCTGCTCATGGAGAGCGTATACCTGGAATAAAAAGAGTTACAGATGATAAGGATAATAAGTTCCTTAAAATTGCTAAGATTGATAGAATAATAGAGGTTAAGTTTAAGGAGGCTGTAGAGGGAGTAATAGATGTCGCTAGAAATGATGGTATTTTAATAGGTTTAAGTTCTGGTGCCACTGTCTCTGCATACAAAAAAATGATAAGAGAAAGTAAAGATGAAGGTGCTACTATCTTAGTATTCCCAGATGATGCTTTTAAGTATGTTAATGAATTAGAGGAATATGTATAA
- a CDS encoding gamma carbonic anhydrase family protein, whose amino-acid sequence MAIEEYLGKKPKIADKVYIHPTAYVIGDVSIGEFSSLWHYVVVRGDNDSIEIGRETNIQENSTIHTDTGYKVTIGDRVSIGHNAVIHGAKISSNVIIGMGAILLNGSEVGEYSIIGAGAVVTQGTKIPPYSIAVGVPAKVIRKVSEEEIKLISENAEEYLKHVRRFLRIE is encoded by the coding sequence ATGGCAATAGAGGAATATTTAGGTAAGAAACCTAAAATTGCTGACAAAGTGTATATTCATCCTACAGCTTATGTAATAGGAGACGTAAGTATAGGAGAGTTTTCTAGTTTATGGCATTATGTTGTTGTAAGAGGAGATAACGATTCTATTGAAATTGGAAGAGAAACAAACATTCAAGAAAATTCAACTATTCATACAGATACTGGATATAAGGTTACTATAGGAGATAGGGTGAGTATAGGACATAATGCTGTAATTCATGGTGCTAAAATTTCTTCTAATGTTATTATAGGTATGGGTGCTATACTCTTAAATGGTTCTGAAGTAGGAGAATATTCTATCATTGGTGCTGGTGCTGTTGTAACTCAGGGCACTAAGATACCTCCTTATAGTATTGCAGTTGGAGTCCCAGCAAAGGTGATAAGAAAGGTTAGTGAGGAAGAAATAAAATTAATTTCTGAGAATGCCGAAGAATATTTAAAACATGTTAGGAGGTTTTTGAGAATTGAATAG
- the trxA gene encoding thioredoxin, whose translation MSEIDTLVREIAKRLEEKAEGILKKEEVTITITDSNIDDIISKNRVVFVDCWAPWCAPCHIYEPIFNKMAEKYKDKIIFGRLNVDENPKTADKYGVMNIPTTLIFLNGNLVDQIVGAVDETTLEEYIKKYLV comes from the coding sequence TTGAGTGAGATTGACACATTAGTTAGAGAAATAGCTAAAAGATTAGAAGAAAAAGCAGAAGGAATACTAAAAAAGGAGGAAGTTACTATAACTATAACCGATAGCAACATAGATGATATAATAAGTAAAAATAGAGTAGTATTTGTAGATTGCTGGGCACCGTGGTGTGCTCCTTGCCATATCTACGAACCAATATTTAACAAAATGGCTGAGAAGTATAAGGATAAGATAATATTTGGAAGGCTTAACGTTGACGAAAATCCAAAAACAGCAGATAAATATGGCGTCATGAATATACCGACTACCTTGATCTTTCTTAACGGTAATCTAGTAGATCAAATAGTAGGAGCAGTAGATGAGACAACACTAGAAGAATATATTAAAAAATATTTGGTATGA
- the folE gene encoding GTP cyclohydrolase I FolE has protein sequence MEETLNQEKMVEEIAKRIREILEILGENPDREGLRETPLRVARALLEMTSGLRTPQPQIKTFNLSEDGISEVEDQIILVKNIGFSSLCEHHLLPIIGKVHVAYIVGQERKVAGFSKIIRIVNYYASRPQIQERLVQQIADAIMNSDIHPKGVMVIGDALHMCAYVRGVKDREASLLSVATRGLFKNNVSLRNYVFRLLETSKKTSLL, from the coding sequence ATGGAAGAGACATTAAACCAAGAAAAGATGGTTGAAGAGATAGCTAAAAGGATAAGAGAGATCCTTGAGATTTTAGGAGAAAATCCTGATAGGGAAGGACTGAGAGAAACTCCATTAAGGGTAGCCAGAGCTTTATTAGAAATGACAAGCGGACTTAGAACTCCTCAGCCTCAAATTAAAACATTTAACCTATCAGAAGATGGCATATCTGAAGTTGAAGATCAAATTATTCTTGTAAAGAATATAGGTTTTTCGTCTTTATGTGAACATCATTTACTACCTATAATAGGAAAAGTGCATGTAGCATATATAGTAGGTCAAGAAAGAAAAGTAGCCGGTTTTAGCAAGATTATAAGGATTGTGAATTATTATGCATCAAGGCCACAAATTCAAGAAAGATTGGTTCAGCAAATTGCTGATGCTATAATGAATAGCGATATTCATCCAAAAGGTGTGATGGTTATAGGAGATGCTCTTCATATGTGTGCATATGTTAGGGGTGTCAAAGATAGAGAGGCAAGCTTATTATCAGTGGCGACGAGAGGGTTATTCAAAAATAATGTGTCATTAAGGAACTATGTGTTTAGATTGCTCGAAACATCAAAGAAGACAAGTTTATTATAG
- a CDS encoding aminopeptidase P family protein translates to MMRLHKLEELLEVKDLKCAVITSPSSIFYFSGYDYITTDIGNFVALVYCDGIATLIVPLLELYRAQDKVKGIDLIAYSTTVEGENIIKGSLKDAILNFIKYNKIGLDVQNTSSTFYNYFNKFEIVDLSKDISIMRAVKDQEELELIKKAGDITTTAMKIAQDKLTNSEISEKHLAGIIDMTMRTEGAEDYAFPSIVAFAENSAFPHHIPSDKIIKEGQNAVIDIGARYEKYCFDSTRTFLKGENAEIKKIYEIVLQAQLEAIDKVKEGVKASEVDLAARRLIEKAGYGKYFIHSTGHGVGIEVHEYPSISPTSDAELKENMVITVEPGIYLKNKFGIRIEDTVIVTKRKPIVLETTFKYL, encoded by the coding sequence ATTATGCGTCTTCATAAGCTTGAAGAACTATTGGAAGTAAAAGATTTGAAATGTGCTGTAATAACTAGCCCATCTAGTATATTTTACTTTTCTGGATATGATTATATAACAACAGATATAGGTAATTTTGTAGCATTAGTTTATTGTGATGGCATAGCTACTCTTATAGTTCCTTTACTAGAGTTATATAGAGCACAAGATAAGGTAAAAGGAATAGATTTAATTGCATATAGTACTACAGTAGAAGGAGAAAATATTATTAAAGGTTCTTTAAAGGATGCAATTCTTAACTTCATTAAATATAATAAGATCGGATTAGATGTGCAAAATACTTCTTCAACTTTTTATAACTATTTTAATAAATTTGAAATAGTTGATCTCTCAAAAGATATTTCTATTATGAGAGCAGTAAAAGATCAAGAGGAACTAGAACTAATTAAAAAAGCTGGAGATATAACTACTACTGCAATGAAAATTGCTCAAGATAAGTTAACTAACTCAGAAATATCAGAAAAGCATCTAGCTGGAATAATAGATATGACTATGAGAACTGAAGGTGCAGAAGATTATGCATTTCCAAGCATAGTTGCTTTTGCAGAAAATTCGGCTTTTCCTCATCATATTCCTTCAGATAAAATAATAAAAGAGGGGCAAAATGCTGTTATAGATATAGGAGCGAGGTATGAGAAATATTGCTTTGATAGCACTAGAACGTTTTTAAAGGGAGAAAATGCTGAAATAAAGAAGATCTATGAAATAGTTTTACAAGCTCAATTAGAAGCTATTGATAAAGTAAAAGAAGGTGTGAAAGCCTCAGAAGTTGATTTAGCAGCAAGACGTTTGATTGAAAAAGCTGGTTATGGGAAATATTTTATTCATTCTACTGGTCATGGTGTAGGCATTGAAGTTCATGAATATCCTTCAATTTCACCTACTTCAGATGCGGAACTTAAAGAAAATATGGTAATAACTGTCGAACCAGGAATATATCTAAAGAATAAATTTGGAATTAGAATAGAAGATACTGTTATCGTAACAAAGAGAAAACCTATTGTTCTTGAGACTACATTCAAGTATTTATAA
- the moaA gene encoding GTP 3',8-cyclase MoaA, giving the protein MIDRFGRPIEDLRVTLTHVCNFSCFFCHMEGEDSSQSLLSPEEISLVAKVGIEYGIRSVKLTGGEPTLRRDLVQIIKELKDKGIKEVSMTTNGVLLSTLAWKLKEAGLDRVNVSLHSLDKQLFKEITGVDALDKVIDGIKEAIKAGLRPLKLNFVLTKKNISQLDNIINFAIETGVDELHLIELHPVGLGKNTFEYHEKLESIEKILKEKADKIEIRSKHYRPRYHLNNLVIEVVKPYANPIFCAGCNRIRLTADGKLKTCLYRQDKEIDIIDILRGNFSLEEKIELIREAYEIAIAIREPNFKYRVENYASS; this is encoded by the coding sequence ATGATTGATAGATTTGGTAGACCAATTGAGGATTTAAGAGTAACTCTAACTCATGTGTGTAATTTTTCATGTTTTTTCTGTCATATGGAAGGAGAAGATAGCTCTCAAAGCCTATTGTCACCAGAAGAAATTTCTTTAGTAGCTAAAGTAGGAATTGAGTACGGAATAAGGTCAGTTAAACTTACTGGTGGAGAACCGACTCTTAGAAGAGATTTGGTGCAAATTATTAAAGAATTAAAAGATAAAGGTATAAAAGAAGTTTCTATGACAACAAATGGTGTACTTTTGTCAACATTAGCTTGGAAACTTAAAGAAGCTGGACTTGATAGAGTCAATGTAAGTTTACATTCATTAGATAAACAGCTTTTCAAAGAGATTACTGGGGTTGATGCCTTAGATAAGGTAATTGATGGAATAAAAGAAGCGATAAAGGCTGGATTGAGACCACTAAAATTAAATTTTGTATTAACTAAGAAAAATATTTCACAATTAGATAATATAATTAATTTTGCAATTGAGACAGGAGTAGATGAATTACACCTTATAGAACTTCATCCAGTAGGGTTAGGTAAAAATACGTTTGAATATCACGAAAAATTGGAAAGTATAGAGAAAATATTAAAAGAGAAAGCTGATAAAATAGAAATAAGAAGTAAACATTATAGACCAAGATATCATCTAAATAATCTGGTCATTGAGGTTGTAAAACCTTATGCAAATCCGATTTTTTGTGCTGGTTGTAATAGAATAAGACTAACAGCAGATGGCAAATTAAAGACTTGTTTATATAGGCAAGATAAAGAAATTGATATAATTGATATATTGCGTGGCAATTTTAGTTTGGAAGAAAAAATTGAATTAATACGTGAAGCTTATGAAATAGCAATAGCTATAAGAGAACCTAATTTTAAATATAGAGTTGAGAATTATGCGTCTTCATAA
- a CDS encoding class I adenylate-forming enzyme family protein, giving the protein MSLARLVYEWSKKTPSKTFLISEDKNLTYEQAAQEIAKIASNISQGSTAVHIMFNSIESILAYLAILWAGGKIVAVDPLTSAEDLKFILEDSKPDLVFTDHEIYEREKNILKDYKTIVEAPKKNVFSLPYEYREDEVGLIYYYAGIAGRTMQVLHSAERMELNSLSLYRATKLKEVRSILTVPIAHVLGNSVLGVTLEAGGSMYVVKKFEPKSVASAIEKHSINYLSTVPMIYDSLNTIDTNLSSLELCVSSAAPLFPHTVNTFFNKFGKKIVQQYGFTEGFVLTFQPLEYADVISVGKPLPEVEVKIVKDDGKEAKSGEVGELWVKAPWLMLGYKDIEETNKVFSNGWLKTGDLMSMDDKGLLYFRGVKKRMLKYKGYPIFPRDLEEILKTHPSVIDAKVIGEDAGQLGQQPIAMVVVKEKKDGIEEELLNYVNTKVAFYKKLKKVYIVDKIE; this is encoded by the coding sequence ATGAGCTTAGCTAGATTAGTGTATGAATGGAGTAAAAAAACTCCTAGTAAGACTTTTTTAATAAGTGAAGATAAAAATTTAACTTATGAGCAAGCAGCGCAAGAGATAGCAAAAATAGCATCTAATATCTCGCAGGGTAGCACAGCAGTGCATATAATGTTCAATTCAATAGAATCTATACTAGCTTATTTAGCTATATTGTGGGCTGGTGGAAAAATTGTTGCAGTTGATCCATTAACTTCTGCAGAAGACTTAAAGTTTATATTAGAAGACTCAAAACCTGATTTAGTCTTCACAGACCATGAAATATATGAAAGAGAAAAAAATATACTAAAGGATTATAAAACGATAGTTGAAGCACCTAAAAAAAACGTATTCTCTTTACCTTATGAATATAGAGAAGATGAAGTAGGATTAATATACTATTATGCTGGCATAGCTGGAAGAACAATGCAAGTTTTACATAGTGCAGAAAGAATGGAATTGAATTCCTTGTCTCTATATAGAGCAACTAAGTTAAAAGAAGTTAGAAGCATTTTAACAGTACCAATTGCCCATGTTCTTGGTAATAGCGTTTTAGGTGTAACTTTAGAAGCCGGAGGTTCTATGTACGTAGTAAAAAAATTTGAACCTAAAAGCGTAGCTAGCGCAATAGAAAAACACTCTATCAATTATCTTTCAACGGTCCCAATGATATATGATTCCTTAAACACAATAGATACTAATCTTTCAAGCTTAGAATTATGTGTAAGTAGTGCGGCTCCTTTGTTCCCTCATACCGTGAATACATTCTTTAATAAATTTGGCAAAAAGATAGTTCAACAATACGGATTTACTGAAGGATTTGTACTTACTTTTCAACCATTAGAATATGCAGATGTAATCAGTGTAGGAAAACCGTTACCAGAAGTCGAGGTAAAGATTGTTAAGGATGATGGAAAAGAGGCAAAAAGTGGCGAAGTGGGAGAGTTATGGGTAAAAGCACCATGGTTAATGCTAGGATATAAAGACATAGAAGAAACAAATAAAGTATTTTCTAATGGATGGCTAAAAACTGGGGACCTAATGAGTATGGACGATAAGGGTCTATTATATTTCAGAGGGGTTAAAAAAAGAATGCTAAAATATAAGGGTTACCCGATATTTCCAAGAGATTTAGAAGAGATCTTAAAGACTCATCCTAGTGTAATAGATGCTAAAGTAATTGGAGAAGATGCTGGTCAACTGGGACAGCAACCTATAGCAATGGTTGTAGTAAAAGAGAAAAAAGATGGTATTGAAGAGGAGCTTCTGAATTATGTTAACACAAAGGTAGCATTTTATAAGAAGTTGAAGAAAGTATACATAGTGGATAAAATTGAGTGA